One Scomber japonicus isolate fScoJap1 chromosome 1, fScoJap1.pri, whole genome shotgun sequence DNA window includes the following coding sequences:
- the hnrnph3 gene encoding heterogeneous nuclear ribonucleoprotein H3 isoform X2 yields the protein MGHRYIEVFKSNRSEMDWVLKRSGPADYDSCSGCMLRLRGLPFGCSKEEIVQFFSGLRIVPNGITLPVDYQGRSTGEAFVQFASKEIAEKALGKHKERIGHRYIEIFKSSRNEIRAYYEVPRRGMGGQRPGPYDRPMMGGPRGGFFGPGPGRGAALMDTMRSGGGYGGGYGSFDNYNGFNNYSFGNGMFDERVRGERGGRGMGGHGYSQSESGSGFHSGHFVHMRGLPFRATEGDIAKFFSPLNPMRVHIDVAPNGKSTGEADVEFRSHEDAVAAMSKDKNHMQHRYIELFLNSTASGAAEMSRGSGGYYSNSGGGGGSRTSGLRGAY from the exons AGCGGTCCTGCTGACTATGATAGCTGCAGTGGCTGCATGCTGAGACTTAGAGGCCTGCCCTTTGGCTGCAGCAAGGAAGAGATTGTTCAGTTCTTTTCAG GGTTGAGAATCGTGCCAAATGGGATTACTCTGCCAGTGGACTACCAGGGGAGGAGCACAGGGGAAGCCTTCGTGCAGTTTGCCTCAAAGGAGATAGCAGAAAAGGCTCTGGGGAAACACAAGGAAAGAATAGGGCACAG GTATATAGAGATTTTTAAGAGCAGTCGTAACGAGATCAGAGCCTACTATGAGGTTCCCCGACGGGGGATGGGAGGCCAGAGACCAGGTCCATACGATAGACCCATGATGGGGGGCCCCAGGGGAGGGTTTTTTGGGCCCGGGCCTGGCCGTGGTGCAGCTCTGATGGACACCATGAGGAGTGGAGGGGGCTATGGAGGAG GTTATGGCAGCTTTGACAACTACAATGGTTTCAACAACTACAGCTTTGGCAACGGCATGTTTGATGAACGGGTGAGaggagaaaggggaggaagag GGATGGGAGGCCACGGCTACAGTCAAAGTGAAAGTGGCTCAGGTTTCCACAGTGGCCATTTTGTCCATATGAGGGGTTTGCCTTTCCGTGCCACGGAGGGAGACATTGCTAAA ttcTTCTCTCCATTAAACCCAATGCGGGTCCACATTGACGTGGCTCCAAACGGCAAGTCAACTGGAGAGGCTGATGTGGAGTTCCGCTCCCATGAAGACGCTGTGGCAGCCATGTCCAAAGACAAGAACCACATGC AGCATCGTTACATTGAGCTGTTTCTAAACTCAACAGCCAGCGGGGCAGCTGAGATGA GTCGTGGCAGCGGTGGTTACTACAGTAACTCAGGAGGGGGCGGAGGCTCACGGACCAGCGGGCTGCGAGGTGCATACTAA